A single region of the Halopiger xanaduensis SH-6 genome encodes:
- a CDS encoding CPBP family intramembrane glutamic endopeptidase has protein sequence MSSEVIDRRPLVVFLVALAALASGFVLVSRLAGVSMILLAPAYMFTPLLAGIVTCVSGALSFERAGLRLPRGRLRWLAIAAVVPLVLILVGTAVAVALPGTEFVPDVNPITGAGTSFEQPETTDAGPSLPGWPANLLIMLVVAVVAGATINAVFAFGEEFGWRGVLQTALAPLGFWRASAVVGFFWGVWHAPIVIEGYNFPNEPVVGVGVMTVACIAMAPVYTYVTLAARSVLAPAVFHGTFNAFAATMLAFAQGGSELVVNPVGGIGILVFGLAAVAIAVAGTPPLEPDWALPADAGATGESPARDAESPVSDAVGGDER, from the coding sequence ATGTCCTCGGAAGTCATCGACCGTCGGCCGCTCGTCGTCTTCCTCGTCGCGCTCGCGGCGCTCGCGAGCGGGTTCGTGCTCGTCTCGCGGCTCGCCGGCGTGAGCATGATCCTCCTCGCGCCGGCCTACATGTTCACGCCGCTGCTGGCCGGTATCGTGACCTGCGTCTCCGGCGCGCTGTCGTTCGAGCGCGCGGGGTTGCGACTGCCGCGCGGACGGCTCCGCTGGCTCGCAATCGCCGCGGTCGTCCCGCTCGTGCTCATACTGGTTGGCACGGCCGTCGCCGTCGCCCTTCCGGGGACCGAGTTCGTTCCCGACGTGAATCCGATCACCGGGGCGGGGACGTCGTTCGAACAGCCCGAAACGACGGACGCTGGCCCGTCGCTTCCCGGGTGGCCGGCGAACCTCCTCATCATGCTCGTCGTCGCGGTCGTCGCCGGCGCGACGATCAACGCCGTCTTCGCGTTCGGCGAGGAGTTCGGCTGGCGCGGCGTCCTCCAGACCGCGCTCGCGCCGCTCGGCTTCTGGCGGGCGTCGGCCGTCGTCGGCTTTTTCTGGGGAGTGTGGCACGCACCGATCGTCATCGAGGGGTACAACTTCCCGAACGAGCCGGTCGTCGGCGTCGGCGTGATGACCGTCGCCTGCATCGCGATGGCGCCGGTCTACACCTACGTCACGCTGGCCGCCCGGTCGGTCCTGGCGCCGGCGGTCTTCCACGGCACGTTCAACGCCTTCGCCGCGACGATGCTCGCGTTCGCGCAGGGCGGCTCCGAACTGGTCGTCAACCCCGTCGGCGGAATCGGCATCCTCGTGTTCGGGCTCGCCGCGGTCGCGATTGCCGTCGCCGGGACGCCGCCGCTCGAGCCCGACTGGGCGCTTCCGGCCGACGCTGGGGCGACCGGAGAGTCGCCGGCTCGAGACGCCGAGTCCCCGGTTTCCGACGCCGTCGGCGGAGACGAGCGGTAG
- a CDS encoding DUF7127 family protein, translated as MNVPESLRNADRHGAIVRTVEYDDTSVIAVDFGSEAGDASIDIVGDTAIIVTDGEQFEFELPPEASDVSANNGVLTITE; from the coding sequence GTGAACGTTCCCGAATCACTCCGAAACGCCGACCGCCACGGTGCGATCGTCCGTACCGTCGAGTACGACGACACGAGCGTCATCGCGGTGGATTTCGGAAGCGAGGCCGGCGACGCGTCGATCGACATCGTCGGTGACACTGCAATTATCGTGACGGACGGCGAGCAGTTCGAGTTCGAACTCCCGCCGGAAGCGAGCGACGTCTCCGCGAACAACGGCGTCCTGACGATTACCGAGTAA
- a CDS encoding DUF1684 domain-containing protein, whose amino-acid sequence MSDSFDVDVDLWRDELESKRAEKDEFFAEHPQSPIPPEERDDFDGLDYFEPDPDYRVVATATVHDDPEVVRMDTTAGREMRYLRVATLEFDLERDDEDLEDGTYELAAYRLESPNEEQLFIPFRDKTTGQQSYEGGRYMELAPDRDLEDGDELVLDFNLAYTPFCAYSETFDCPLPPEENWLEVAIAAGERFEESTPF is encoded by the coding sequence ATGAGCGATTCGTTCGACGTCGACGTCGACCTGTGGCGCGACGAACTCGAGTCGAAACGCGCCGAGAAGGACGAGTTTTTCGCCGAGCACCCGCAGTCGCCGATTCCACCCGAGGAGCGCGACGACTTCGACGGCCTCGACTACTTCGAGCCGGATCCCGACTACCGCGTCGTCGCGACCGCGACGGTCCACGACGACCCCGAGGTCGTCCGGATGGATACCACCGCGGGCCGCGAAATGCGCTACCTCCGCGTGGCGACCCTCGAGTTCGACTTGGAGCGCGACGACGAGGATCTCGAAGACGGGACCTACGAGCTGGCTGCCTACCGACTCGAGAGCCCGAACGAGGAGCAGCTGTTCATTCCGTTCCGGGACAAGACGACGGGCCAGCAGAGCTACGAGGGCGGCCGCTACATGGAACTGGCGCCGGATCGGGACCTGGAGGACGGCGACGAACTCGTCCTCGATTTCAACCTGGCGTACACCCCCTTCTGCGCCTACAGCGAGACCTTCGACTGCCCGCTGCCGCCCGAGGAAAACTGGCTCGAGGTGGCGATTGCGGCGGGCGAGCGGTTCGAGGAGTCGACACCGTTCTAA
- a CDS encoding class I SAM-dependent methyltransferase — MSVREEFDEWATSGRDRGMEERHWHTAKHALARMPVEPGDTVLDLGCGSGYAGRALRDNKDAGRVYGLDGSPEMARNAAGYTDDPEVGYVVGDFDSLPFADDSIDHVWSMEAFYYAADPHNTLREVARILRPGGTFYCAVNYYEENVHSHEWQENIAVEMTRWDRGQYREAFRDAGLHVAEQDNIPDREITIPSEAEFPTEDWDTREDMVERYREYGTLLTVGVAP, encoded by the coding sequence ATGAGCGTACGCGAGGAGTTCGACGAATGGGCAACGAGCGGCCGCGACCGCGGCATGGAGGAGCGCCACTGGCACACCGCCAAACACGCGCTCGCGCGAATGCCGGTCGAACCCGGCGACACCGTGCTCGACCTCGGCTGCGGCAGCGGGTACGCCGGCCGCGCCCTGCGGGACAACAAGGACGCGGGCCGGGTCTACGGCCTCGACGGTTCACCCGAGATGGCGCGCAACGCCGCCGGCTACACCGACGATCCCGAGGTCGGGTACGTCGTCGGCGACTTCGACTCGCTCCCGTTCGCGGACGACTCGATCGACCACGTCTGGTCGATGGAAGCGTTCTACTACGCCGCCGATCCGCACAACACGCTCCGGGAGGTCGCCCGCATTCTCCGGCCCGGCGGCACCTTCTACTGCGCCGTCAACTACTACGAGGAGAACGTCCACTCCCACGAGTGGCAGGAGAACATCGCCGTCGAGATGACCCGCTGGGACCGCGGGCAGTACCGCGAGGCCTTCCGCGACGCCGGCCTCCACGTCGCCGAACAGGACAACATCCCCGACCGCGAGATCACGATCCCCAGCGAGGCCGAGTTCCCGACCGAGGACTGGGACACCCGCGAGGACATGGTTGAACGCTATCGCGAGTACGGAACGCTGCTGACCGTCGGCGTTGCGCCCTAA
- a CDS encoding DUF7090 family protein — protein MEYTLEIDGTPETIRGGTGVLLLHPSTGETDRIDTDFLKTDTDHFLVISTRTTAREVRQKLEYYDVDEECAEILDTLSIERGYSRRKSDAVHYVAAPDDIDGIVSQIESFLADNDGKLRLSFDSVTELAYYAGDEAAIEAVERILELLEEYDAVGLFHVSEEPHDPEIVDRFRALFDGVIDLDEDGSIDADF, from the coding sequence ATGGAGTACACGCTCGAGATCGACGGGACGCCGGAGACGATTAGGGGTGGGACAGGGGTTCTCTTACTCCACCCGAGCACCGGCGAAACGGACCGCATCGACACCGACTTTCTCAAAACCGACACCGACCACTTCCTCGTCATCTCCACGCGAACGACGGCCCGCGAAGTCAGGCAGAAACTCGAGTACTACGACGTCGACGAGGAGTGCGCCGAGATTCTCGACACGCTGTCCATCGAACGCGGCTACTCCCGTCGCAAGAGCGACGCCGTCCACTACGTCGCCGCGCCCGACGACATCGACGGTATCGTCAGCCAGATCGAGAGCTTCCTCGCCGACAACGACGGCAAACTCCGACTCAGCTTCGACTCCGTCACCGAACTCGCCTACTACGCCGGCGACGAGGCCGCGATCGAGGCCGTCGAACGGATCCTCGAACTGCTCGAGGAGTACGACGCGGTCGGTCTCTTCCACGTCTCCGAGGAGCCCCACGATCCCGAAATCGTCGATCGGTTCCGCGCGCTGTTCGACGGCGTGATCGATCTGGACGAGGACGGCAGCATCGACGCCGACTTCTAA
- a CDS encoding DUF7089 family protein, with protein MFEPRELSPPVEVVRESQAPEATVFDCERDFETLPPALAEDLGLVVDALEPASYPASWLPDDAPTLLARYASSDLTIGMPGDGSIVWTRQTEPPVVLVKPRVEGTPEPFLNFLLAEAFVELGLEVPEHFIGFFEDTYADLDRAVDLDPNGTYQVAAALFDGWVGLQTREVFADWHAENPELADAWQDAGTRLEERVSGLPRAVARGETDFADATELACAAIKHAIELPAPFAALDTDAYRDHGPEYAVRWAEKTFDSLAE; from the coding sequence ATGTTCGAGCCCCGCGAGCTCTCGCCGCCGGTCGAGGTCGTTCGAGAGTCTCAGGCTCCCGAAGCGACAGTCTTCGACTGCGAGCGTGACTTCGAGACGCTCCCGCCGGCGCTGGCCGAGGACCTCGGCCTCGTCGTCGACGCGCTCGAGCCGGCGAGCTATCCCGCGTCGTGGCTCCCCGACGACGCGCCGACACTGTTGGCGCGGTACGCGAGTTCGGATCTGACCATCGGTATGCCGGGCGACGGAAGCATCGTCTGGACGCGCCAGACCGAGCCGCCGGTCGTGCTGGTCAAGCCGCGCGTCGAGGGGACGCCCGAGCCGTTCCTGAACTTCCTGCTCGCGGAGGCGTTCGTCGAACTGGGGCTCGAGGTGCCCGAACACTTCATCGGCTTCTTCGAGGATACCTACGCGGACCTCGATCGGGCGGTCGATCTCGACCCGAACGGGACCTACCAGGTCGCCGCGGCGCTGTTCGACGGCTGGGTCGGGCTCCAGACCCGCGAGGTCTTCGCGGACTGGCACGCGGAGAACCCCGAACTCGCCGACGCGTGGCAGGACGCGGGCACGCGCCTCGAGGAGCGAGTCTCAGGCCTGCCGCGCGCGGTCGCCCGCGGCGAGACGGACTTCGCGGACGCGACGGAACTGGCGTGTGCGGCGATCAAGCACGCGATCGAACTGCCGGCGCCGTTCGCCGCGCTCGATACGGACGCCTATCGCGACCACGGCCCCGAGTACGCGGTTCGGTGGGCCGAGAAGACGTTCGACTCGCTCGCGGAGTAG
- a CDS encoding OapC/ArvC family zinc-ribbon domain-containing protein, producing MPHQCTNCGRTFPDGSKEMLSGCPDCGGNKFQFTPSGSGSNSGSAATGSSDTAAGAESDSSAADGPGSDSGLDPESAPSPDAETDDESVTSRAAETVRDLMSPDSSSSASTDASAASPSSSASSPSGTNTTSSDSSSERSWPTTATEAARGGADDAPDETEGFTEWPDTARRPEDRDGGEDGDGTPANAESDDSSVDRRKPTATLADSENTAQADARSDVVSSTELPSHTDTDRDDFRTRTASQSGDSSATDLESGSESNPGTPGASAPDAAADANASAASTSVPDSDADSAVEPAVDEPTAGDASADAGPDSGPSDDDRPPSHGRVVSEPSGDEPSIEELREELNKQFESIKIVNPGQYELNLMELYNREEYIISLQEDGRYVIDVPDSWREADE from the coding sequence ATGCCACACCAATGTACGAACTGCGGCCGCACGTTCCCCGACGGCTCCAAGGAGATGCTGTCGGGGTGTCCCGACTGCGGCGGGAACAAGTTCCAGTTTACGCCGTCGGGGTCGGGATCCAACAGCGGATCGGCCGCAACCGGGTCGTCCGATACGGCCGCCGGGGCCGAGTCCGACTCGAGCGCCGCGGACGGTCCCGGTTCCGACTCCGGCCTCGATCCTGAGTCGGCTCCGTCCCCGGACGCGGAAACCGACGACGAGAGCGTCACCTCGCGTGCCGCAGAGACGGTTCGGGACTTGATGTCGCCGGATTCGTCGTCTTCCGCTTCGACGGACGCATCGGCCGCTTCCCCTTCGAGTTCCGCTTCGTCCCCTTCCGGGACGAATACGACCTCGAGCGACTCGTCGTCCGAGCGCTCGTGGCCGACGACAGCAACGGAAGCGGCACGGGGCGGCGCCGACGACGCGCCGGACGAAACGGAGGGGTTCACGGAGTGGCCCGACACGGCGCGGCGACCCGAAGACCGAGACGGGGGCGAAGACGGAGACGGTACCCCGGCAAACGCCGAGTCCGACGACTCGAGCGTCGACCGCCGGAAGCCGACCGCGACGCTCGCCGACAGCGAGAACACCGCCCAGGCCGACGCGCGAAGCGACGTCGTCTCCTCGACGGAACTTCCCTCGCACACTGACACCGACCGGGACGATTTTCGCACCCGAACCGCGTCCCAGTCCGGCGACTCGAGCGCGACCGATCTCGAGTCCGGGTCCGAGTCCAATCCTGGCACCCCGGGCGCCAGCGCGCCTGACGCAGCCGCCGATGCAAACGCGTCCGCTGCTTCGACGTCCGTTCCCGACTCCGACGCGGACTCGGCGGTCGAACCTGCGGTCGACGAACCGACCGCGGGCGACGCGTCCGCGGATGCCGGCCCCGATTCCGGTCCCAGCGACGACGACCGGCCGCCGTCTCACGGCCGGGTCGTCAGCGAGCCCTCCGGCGACGAACCGTCGATCGAGGAGCTTCGCGAGGAGTTGAACAAGCAGTTCGAGAGCATCAAGATCGTCAACCCCGGACAGTACGAACTCAACCTGATGGAGCTGTACAACCGCGAGGAGTACATCATCTCCCTGCAGGAGGACGGTCGCTACGTGATCGACGTCCCCGACTCGTGGCGCGAGGCCGACGAGTAA
- a CDS encoding DUF2073 domain-containing protein → MPKATNTDDADGPDDGVQIDLISGERMQDMATMEKIRMILDGVHDGNIVILEEGLTPDEESRLIEVTMSEISPDEFNGIEIETYPKSGTRDSSLLGRIMGGDESDAKLTVIGPANQIETLHKDETLISALVSRN, encoded by the coding sequence ATGCCTAAAGCAACCAACACCGACGACGCTGACGGTCCCGACGACGGCGTCCAGATCGACCTGATCAGCGGCGAGCGCATGCAGGATATGGCGACGATGGAGAAGATCAGGATGATCCTGGACGGCGTTCACGACGGGAACATCGTCATCCTCGAGGAGGGACTGACTCCCGACGAGGAGAGCCGGCTCATCGAGGTCACGATGTCCGAGATCAGCCCGGACGAGTTCAACGGGATCGAGATCGAAACGTATCCGAAGTCGGGGACGCGCGACTCCTCGCTGCTCGGCCGGATCATGGGCGGCGACGAGTCGGACGCGAAGCTGACGGTGATCGGGCCGGCCAACCAGATCGAAACGCTGCACAAGGACGAAACGCTGATCAGCGCGCTCGTGTCCCGAAACTAA
- a CDS encoding Era-like GTP-binding protein yields MGLFTELKDSISRVTDRLFSEQEPKRIGIYGPPNAGKTTLANRIARDWTGDAVGTESHVPHETRRARRKENVEIERDGKKVTIDIVDTPGVTTKVDYEEFTDEMDEDDAIRRSREATEGVAEAMHWLREDVDGVIYVLDSAEDPITQVNTMLIGIIESRDLPVLIFANKIDLDDSSVKRIEDAFPQHKTIPLSAKEGDNMDEVYDNIAEYFG; encoded by the coding sequence ATGGGACTGTTCACAGAACTCAAAGATAGTATCTCTCGGGTTACGGACCGCCTGTTCTCAGAACAGGAACCCAAACGTATCGGTATCTACGGTCCGCCGAACGCCGGCAAGACGACGCTCGCGAACCGAATCGCACGGGACTGGACCGGCGACGCCGTCGGTACGGAAAGTCACGTTCCACACGAAACGCGACGCGCACGCAGGAAAGAAAACGTCGAGATCGAGCGCGACGGGAAGAAGGTGACCATCGACATCGTCGACACGCCCGGCGTGACGACGAAGGTCGACTACGAGGAGTTCACCGACGAAATGGACGAAGACGACGCGATCCGCCGCTCCCGCGAGGCCACGGAGGGCGTCGCCGAAGCCATGCACTGGCTTCGCGAGGACGTCGACGGCGTCATCTACGTCTTAGATAGCGCCGAGGATCCGATCACGCAGGTCAACACGATGTTGATCGGCATCATCGAATCCCGGGATCTCCCCGTTCTCATCTTCGCGAACAAGATCGACCTCGACGACTCGAGCGTCAAGCGCATCGAGGACGCCTTCCCGCAGCACAAGACGATCCCGCTGTCGGCGAAGGAAGGCGACAACATGGACGAAGTCTACGACAATATCGCGGAGTACTTCGGGTGA